A part of Arachis hypogaea cultivar Tifrunner chromosome 12, arahy.Tifrunner.gnm2.J5K5, whole genome shotgun sequence genomic DNA contains:
- the LOC140177236 gene encoding chlorophyllase-2-like — MCSYSSTNVFDSGKHSTHVQRVEWRSTTCTVPPPKPLLLATPLEDGEFPILLFLHGYLLYNIFYSQLIQHVASHGFIVIAPQLYTVAGPDTSDEIHSAAAITNWLSEGLTKFLPSNVRPNFSKLALAGHSRGGKTAFALALRKLNTTTNLRFSAVIGVDPVDGMDKGKQTPPPVLTYVPHSFDVDMAALVIGSGLGEVKRNPLFPPCAPKGVNHENFFSECQKPAWYFVAKDYGHLDMLDDDTKGLAGKATYCLCKNGESRKPMRMFVGGVIVAFLNAYLNGDNTHLLATTATDRHQSVPIPLDFKFDCLV; from the exons ATGTGTTCCTATTCCTCAACCAATGTCTTTGATAGTGGAAAACACAGCACCCATGTTCAAAGGGTTGAATGGAGATCAACCACATGCACCG TTCCACCACCAAAACCGCTCTTACTTGCAACGCCTCTTGAAGATGGAGAGTTCCCAATTCTGCTTTTCCTCCATGGCTACCTTCTTTATAATATCTTCTACTCCCAACTTATCCAACACGTTGCTTCTCATGGCTTTATTGTCATTGCTCCACAG TTATATACGGTGGCTGGACCCGATACAAGCGATGAGATTCATTCTGCAGCAGCAATAACAAATTGGCTATCTGAAGGACTCACCAAATTCCTGCCATCAAATGTAAGGCCGAATTTCAGCAAGTTAGCACTGGCAGGCCATAGTCGCGGAGGTAAAACAGCATTCGCTCTTGCTCTGAGAAAATTAAACACGACCACTAATCTCAGGTTTTCGGCTGTAATTGGAGTGGATCCGGTGGATGGAATGGACAAGGGAAAGCAAACTCCGCCGCCAGTTCTGACATATGTCCCTCACTCATTCGATGTTGATATGGCTGCATTGGTGATAGGGTCAGGGCTAGGTGAAGTGAAGAGGAATCCCTTGTTTCCCCCTTGTGCACCGAAAGGTGTGAACCATGAGAACTTCTTCAGTGAATGCCAGAAACCAGCTTGGTATTTTGTGGCCAAGGATTATGGGCATCTTGACATGCTTGATGATGATACCAAGGGACTTGCAGGGAAAGCTACTTACTGTCTATGCAAGAATGGGGAATCAAGGAAACCAATGAGGATGTTTGTTGGAGGAGTTATTGTTGCATTCTTGAATGCTTACCTCAATGGAGATAACACTCACTTGTTGGCTACAACTGCAACAGATAGGCATCAGAGCGTACCAATACCATTGGACTTCAAATTTGATTGTCTTGTTTGA